A single window of Alosa alosa isolate M-15738 ecotype Scorff River chromosome 11, AALO_Geno_1.1, whole genome shotgun sequence DNA harbors:
- the LOC125303559 gene encoding cholesteryl ester transfer protein, with the protein MSLPLLLPLLSLVALGQACLDPEEAYRFTGAVCRLTYPAALVLNEKTTRVIEAAFQHAKYPSIEGQKGMMVFGKVSYGLHNLEIHNLSIGHSEVELHAGEGIGLLISNVSAVFKGTLKYAYGSWLIRVSQTVDFEIESQIDLGVNPKLYCRAGKVAADTSDCFLTFHKLKLILQGDREPGWLKRVFTDFVTFTVKLVIKGQICKEINNVANILADFIQNQAEQFLSDGNITINIGVTSAPVITSNYVESYHKGLTIYNGTKAVINGSVFHPSQLTEDHMLYFWLSDGVFNPLIAAAHHDGRFIRNISGAELMNLFKTDLSTEMPASIKQILASEAAVLTAWSVSVPQLWNVPDGTHVKAVAAVELSPGVPSADIPSLYFETEVEVSVQTSYADKKLILKAAPVKISIDKILQNQDTIALEDALVNYLTEAVERIGIPKVTSYLEPGLTALMDMQGLNLFDIINPEVVTQNGYVVVRMGFGFPHHLLVEFLKKTLV; encoded by the exons ATGTCACTGCCGCTGCTGCTCCCACTGCTCTCTCTGGTGGCTCTGGGTCAGGCGTGTCTGGATCCTGAGGAGGCGTATAGGTTCACAGGAGCCGTTTGCAGGCTCACCTATCCCGCCGCGCTGGTCT TGAATGAGAAAACCACGCGTGTGATCGAGGCTGCTTTCCAGCATGCAAAATACCCCAGCATAGAGGGGCAGAAAGGCATGATGGTGTTTGGGAAAGTGTCCTACGGACTTCACAA TCTGGAGATCCACAACCTGTCTATCGGTCACAGTGAGGTGGAACTGCATGCTGGGGAAGGGATTGGCCTCCTCATCTCGAACGTGTCTGCAGTGTTCAAGGGGACTCTCAAATATGCCTACGGGAGCTGGCT GATTAGGGTGTCACAGACTGTTGACTTTGAGATTGAATCTCAAATTGACCTTGGTGTCAACCCAAAGCTTT actGCAGAGCTGGGAAGGTGGCTGCAGACACCTCTGACTGCTTCCTCACATTCCACAAACTCAAGCTGATTCTGCAGGGAGATAGAGA ACCTGGCTGGTTGAAACGAGTCTTCACAGATTTCGTCACCTTCACAGTGAAACTTGTCATTAAAGGCCAG ATTTGCAAGGAGATCAACAATGTAGCAAACATtctggcagacttcatacagaaCCAAGCAG AACAGTTTCTCAGTGATGGCAACATCACAATCAACATCGGAGTGACCTCAGCGCCAGTCATCACCTCCAACTACGTGGAGTCTTATCACAAG GGTCTGACCATCTATAATGGCACGAAAGCTGTCATCAATGGCTCGGTCTTCCACCCATCTCAGCTGACCGAGGACCACATGCTGTACTTCTGGTTATCTGATGGCGTCTTTAACCCACTAATAGCTGCTGCTCACCACGACGGACGCTTCATCAGGAACATCAGTGGAGCTGAACTCATG AACCTCTTCAAGACAGACCTATCTACAGAAATGCCAGCCTCCATCAAGCAG ATCCTTGCCTCGGAGGCTGCTGTGTTGACCGCCTGGAGTGTAAGCGTGCCTCAGCTGTGGAACGTTCCCGACGGAACGCACGTGAAGGCGGTCGCTGCTGTAGAGCTGTCCCCTGGCGTCCCCAGTGCCGACATCCCCTCACTATACTTTGAGACG GAGGTGGAGGTTAGTGTGCAGACATCTTACGCAGACAAGAAACTCATTCTGAAGGCTGCGCCTGTTAA AATTTCCATAGATAAGATTCTTCAAAACCAAGATACCATTGCG CTGGAAGATGCCCTGGTGAATTACTTAACTGAAGCTGTAGAAAGGATTGGGATACCCAAAGTCACATCAT ACCTAGAGCCAGGCTTGACAGCTTTGATGGACATGCAGGGACTGAATTTGTTTGACATCATCAATCCTGAGGTGGTGACACAAAAT GGGTATGTGGTCGTCCGGATGGGATTTGGATTTCCTCATCATCTACTTGTTGAGTTTCTAAAGAAAACACTAGTGTAA